One Megalops cyprinoides isolate fMegCyp1 chromosome 4, fMegCyp1.pri, whole genome shotgun sequence genomic window carries:
- the LOC118777067 gene encoding zinc finger protein 618-like → MSGQAEQGQGEAGSFQETTNPEVGDTVPQESPPPAVKAEAGSATPSNGQAGEGNLPAEICVVIGGSRSSQTLGSYVCGICGKKYKYYNCFQTHVRAHRESESGTRESSTQGLNSSFRYACDICGKKYKYYSCFQEHRDLHAVDDPYDQVVLPVDEQKEEEQVEPFQKIGPKTGSYVCEFCGKQYKYFNPYQEHVALHTPISRANEMQSLRSQQHGGDISKHGTPKSGHRQSEGAFCRKIEGKMQAAAGETNSSQNSSGTTNPMVPSSYPVVQKPYTCGACGIQFQFYNNLLEHMQSHAADNENHINVEAPKTSPAPTPTSTPAAAPAPAPPPAPTPPSQRNHTANVSSVLPEKERQQVAERLLRVMCADLGALSVLGGKDFLKLAQMLVDTGARHGAFSLRDTLGELGSLALKQLPRMYNQVKVKVTCALGSSASLGIAVTCHAHAVGQDACYVLTAYQVEGSRVKRYVLGVKEVDLREAGEQVHHWVQNVLSEFVMSEIRTIYVTETRVLATPFCGRAGVCLRCAGCSLAAVVQAVLGRRSLQARGLQELGDLLAACRDLVAVAGLSRDPPAGQDDATPPPCWDDAAETLLLVHERFEQVCEAYGRGRRAAPLLQSLNKPLLGTLASLLSPLRQAALELSSERRPTLPLVLPAYLRLEKLFTSKASEAGAGGRLCHYFLEALKENLKVERPHQVAMVLDPQLKLRPTPVHQHEELMAKVCEAAGEMKEGTGGGAGAAGEDGVGEGPPGRKRVRLEGGNAWGRGSEEPKVRKELFQYLAEPQFHATPDLFQYWSSAMEKYPKLARLALWLLAVPAVGTQSDCVAVCEQTLAMKRRRQVRPDEASKLIFLKSNMA, encoded by the exons ATGAGCGGGCAGGCAGAGCAAGGTCAGGGGGAAGCTGGGAGCTTCCAGGAGACAACCAATCCAGAGGTGGGGGATACCGTCCCCCAGGAGTCCCCCCCACCAGCGGTGAAGGCGGAGGCGGGATCGGCCACGCCCAGCAACGGCCAAGCAGGGGAAGGCAACCTCCCCGCTGAGATCTGTGTGGTGATTGGAGGATCCCGCAGCTCTCAGACACTCG GGTCCTATGTGTGCGGAATATGTGGGAAGAAGTACAAGTACTACAACTGCTTTCAGACGCATGTTCGCGCTCACAGAG AGTCAGAGAGTGGGaccagagagagcagcactcaGGGGCTCAACA gcagcTTCCGGTATGCCTGCGATATCTGTGGGAAGAAATACAAATACTACAGCTGCTTCCAGGAGCACCGTGATCTGCACGCTGTGGACG ACCCTTATGACCAAGTTGTCCTACCAGTGGATgagcagaaggaggaggaacAAGTGGAGCCCTTCCAAAAAATCGGACCGA aAACCGGGAGCTACGTCTGTGAGTTCTGTGGGAAGCAGTACAAGTATTTCAACCCGTACCAGGAGCATGTGGCCCTGCACACCCCCATAA GTCGGGCCAATGAGATGCAGTCCCTTCGCTCACAGCAGCACGGTGGGGACATCAGCAAACATGGCACCCCCAAATCCGGGCACCGCCAATCAG AGGGCGCTTTCTGTCGGAAGATTGAGGGGAAGATGCAGGCAGCGGCGGGGGAGACCAACAGCTCCCAGAACTCCAGCG GAACTACAAATCCCATGGTGCCCAGCTCATATCCTGTGGTGCAGA AGCCCTACACCTGCGGTGCCTGTGGGATCCAGTTCCAGTTTTACAACAATCTGCTGGAGCACATGCAGTCccacgcag CGGACAATGAAAACCACATCAACGTGGAGGCTCCCAAAACgtccccagcccccacccccacctccacccctgctgcagctcctgcccctgccccccctcctgcACCAACTCCCCCCTCACAGAGGAACCACACTGCTAACG TCAGCAGTGTCTTGCCTGAGAAGGAGCGGCAGCAGGTGGCTGAGCGCTTGCTGAGGGTGATGTGTGCGGACCTGGGGGCCCTGAGCGTCCTGGGCGGGAAGGACTTCCTGAAGCTGGCGCAGATGCTGGTGGACACAGGGGCGCGGCACGGGGCGTTCTCCCTGCGGGACACTCTGGGGGAGCTGGGCTCGCTGGCCCTGAAGCAGCTGCCCCGCATGTACAAccaggtgaaggtgaaggtcACCTGTGCCCTGGGCTCCAGCGCCTCGCTGGGCATCGCCGTCACCTGCCACGCCCACGCAGTGGGCCAGGATGCGTGCTACGTGCTGACCGCCTACCAGGTGGAGGGGTCCCGGGTCAAGCGCTATGTCCTGGGGGTGAAGGAGGTGGACCTGAGGGAGGCGGGTGAGCAGGTGCACCACTGGGTGCAGAACGTGCTGTCTGAGTTCGTCATGTCCGAGATCCGCACCATCTACGTGACGGAGACGCGGGTGCTGGCCACGCCCTTCTGCGGGCGCGCGGGGGTGTGTCTGCGCTGCGCCGGGTGCTCGCTGGCCGCCGTGGTGCAGGCCGTGCTCGGGAGGCGGAGCCTGCAGGCGAGGGGCCTTCAGGAGCTGGGCGACCTGCTGGCGGCCTGCCGGGACCTGGTGGCGGTGGCAGGGCTGTCCCGGGACCCCCCGGCCGGGCAGGACGacgccacccctcccccctgctgggACGATGCCGCCGAGACGCTGCTGCTGGTGCACGAGCGCTTCGAGCAGGTGTGCGAGGCGTACGGGCGGGGCCGGCGGGCGGCGCCGCTGCTGCAGAGCCTCAACAAGCCGCTGCTGGGGACCCTGGCCTCGCTGCTGTCTCCCCTGCGCCAGGCCGCCCTGGAGCTGAGCTCCGAGCGCCGGCCCACGCTGCCCCTGGTGCTGCCCGCCTACCTGCGCCTGGAGAAGCTCTTCACCTCCAAGGCCAGTGAGGCCGGTGCTGGCGGCCGCCTGTGCCACTACTTTCTGGAGGCGCTGAAGGAGAACCTGAAGGTGGAGCGCCCCCACCAGGTGGCCATGGTGTTGGACCCGCAGCTGAAGCTGCGGCCCACGCCCGTGCACCAGCACGAGGAGCTGATGGCCAAGGTGTGCGAGGCGGCGGGTGAGATGAAGGAGGGGacggggggcggggccggggcgGCCGGGGAGGACGGCGTGGGGGAGGGGCCTCCTGGGCGCAAGCGCGTCCGTCTGGAGGGCGGGAATGCCTGGGGGCGGGGCTCCGAGGAGCCCAAGGTCAGGAAGGAGTTGTTCCAGTACCTGGCCGAGCCGCAGTTCCACGCCACGCCTGACCTGTTCCAGTACTGGAGCTCCGCCATGGAGAAGTACCCAAAGCTGGCGCGGCTGGCGCTGTGGCTGCTGGCGGTGCCCGCGGTGGGCACGCAGAGCGACTGTGTGGCCGTGTGCGAGCAGACTCTCGCCATGAAGCGCCGCCGCCAGGTCCGGCCCGATGAGGCCAGCAAGCTCATCTTCCTCAAGTCCAACATGGCCTGA